The Symphalangus syndactylus isolate Jambi chromosome 23, NHGRI_mSymSyn1-v2.1_pri, whole genome shotgun sequence genome has a window encoding:
- the BNIP5 gene encoding protein BNIP5 produces MENPRCPRRPLAEKKARSLDRPPAPGKGSESWDCHCLSLPTAPSRKALHWMTTDWARHSDSPAPSAEAHCTTAAVPNPEETGEFLPSEQRPSQDTKKGWLKTVLNFFVRTGPEEPREKASRRPRGKEGFSQPPEPLEAAGEPALRKKAHHDKKTSRKKQGHKKHAAEVTKAVQDQEARGQEEGLSKAAAVLRSGEADLGPALRSGEDSDHQSFPIEVDGAGASDVSPHATGHQPEEELKKPDQDAIIQMIVELLKRVGDQWEEEQSLASQLGVALPNPEPAIRKKSQEKKTSLKRTSKTNPKKHGSEEAKRGAADVSSPEARPPKKSSFLPLCVGGHRPSISSSYGLEEPEVQEAPSTEAGAPGPSVLPTPSESQGPGEELPLDRASEYKEFIQKIISMLQDAEEQQGEEQPQVQEEEVGVENLAPHCRRKSQEKKSNFRRAFYHKKHASKEPRRVGAAGAASPEARRPKRPSFLPLCVGGHRPSTSSSLDPEDLECREPQPAEGEPVVISEAPSQARGHTPEGAPQLSGACESKEIIIRKLVALLQEVDGQLGQQIRRHPSFKRFFYEFSDSSLSKLVATLSSQVAHSKLDRNRARRLYQFDVSLANKFAGNNSHAMCILMGLRDHYNCTQFPYRGDQLNITSPEVQSPD; encoded by the exons ATGGAGAATCCAAGGTGCCCAAGGAGGCCCCTGGCAGAGAAGAAAGCCAGGTCTCTGGACAGGCCACCAGCCCCCGGGAAAGGCTCGGAGTCGTGGGACTGCCATTGCCTCTCCCTGCCCACTGCCCCCTCCAGGAAGGCGCTTCACTGGATGACCACTGATTGGGCCAGACATTCAGACAGCCCAGCTCCGTCTGCAGAGGCTCACTGCACCACCGCTGCAGTCCCTAATCCCGAGGAGACCGGAGAGTTTCTCCCCAGCGAGCAGAGGCCTTCGCAAGACACCAAGAAGGGGTGGCTGAAGACCGTGCTGAACTTCTTCGTGAGGACGGGCCCTGAGGAGCCCAGAGAAAAAGCCAGCAGGAGGCCAAGGGGGAAAGAGGGcttctcccagcctccagagccccTGGAAGCAGCAGGGGAGCCAGCCCTCAGGAAGAAAGCCCACCACGACAAGAAGACCAGCCGCAAGAAGCAAGGTCACAAGAAACACGCGGCCGAGGTGACTAAGGCAGTTCAAGACCAGGAGGCCAGAGGTCAAGAGGAAGGGTTGTCCAAGGCAGCTGCTGTCTTGCGCTCCGGGGAGGCTGACCTGGGCCCAGCTCTCAGGA GTGGGGAAGATTCTGATCACCAGTCCTTCCCCATCGAAGTGGATGGTGCTGGAGCTTCAGATGTTTCTCCCCATGCCACAGGTCACCAGCCAGAAGAGGAGCTCAAAAAGCCTGACC AGGATGCTATCATTCAGATGATAGTGGAATTGCTCAAAAGAGTGGGAGACCAGTGGGAAGAAGAG CAATCTCTGGCCTCACAGCTGGGGGTGGCCCTGCCAAACCCAGAACCAGCTATTAggaagaaatcacaagagaaaaagACAAGCCTCAAGAGAACCTCAAAGACAAACCCCAAGAAACACGGCTCCGAGGAGGCCAAGAGGGGGGCTGCAGATGTTTCCAGTCCAGAGGCCCGGCCACCCAAAAAGTCCAGCTTTCTGCCCCTGTGTGTCGGCGGCCATCGGCCTTCCATCTCCAGCAGCTATG GCTTGGAAGAACCTGAAGTCCAGGAGGCCCCATCTACAGAGGCTGGGGCTCCAGGTCCCTCCGTGCTTCCCACCCCATCAGAGAGCCAGGGACCTGGAGAGGAGCTTCCGCTGGACAGAGCCTCGGAATACA AAGAATTCATTCAGAAGATCATTTCCATGCTCCAAGATGCAGAAGAACAGCAAGGAGAGGAG CAACCTCAagtccaggaggaagaggtgggtGTAGAAAACCTGGCCCCACACTGCAGAAGgaaatctcaagaaaaaaagtcgAACTTCAGGAGAGCGTTTTACCATAAGAAACACGCCTCCAAGGAACCCAGAAGAGTGGGGGCAGCAGGGGCTGCCAGCCCGGAGGCCCGACGACCCAAGAGGCCCAGCTTTCTGCCCCTGTGTGTCGGTGGCCATCGGCCCTCCACCTCCAGCAGCCTTG ATCCAGAAGATCTCGAGTGTCGGGAGCCCCAGCCCGCAGAAGGGGAGCCAGTTGTGATCTCAGAAGCACCCTCCCAGGCCAGAGGCCACACGCCAGAAGGGGCACCTCAGCTGAGTGGAGCATGTGAATCTA aGGAGATCATCATCCGGAAGCTTGTGGCGCTTCTCCAAGAAGTGGATGGCCAACTGGGGCAGCAG ATCAGGCGCCACCCCAGCTTTAAGAGGTTTTTTTACGAGTTCTCGGACTCCTCCCTCAGCAAGCTGGTAGCCACCCTGAGCAGCCAGGTGGCCCACTCTAAGCTGGACAGGAACCGCGCCAGGAGACTCTACCAGTTTGATGTTAGCTTAGCTAACAAATTTGCTGGCAACAACAGCCACGCCATGTGCATCCTCATGGGCCTAAGAGACCACTACAATTGCACCCAGTTCCCATACAGGGGGGACCAGCTG aACATCACAAGTCCTGAGGTTCAAAGTCCAGATTGA